From one Catellatospora sp. IY07-71 genomic stretch:
- a CDS encoding DinB family protein: protein MTSPKADLQRYLQQGREALLWKLDGLSEYDVRRPLVPTGTNLLGVVKHVASVEAGYFGDTFGRPFPEPLPWFAPDAEDNADMWATAEQSREDVVGLYRRVWAHSDATIDALELDSPGRVPWWNPETNTVTLHRILVHMIAETHRHAGHADLVRELIDGAVGMRADATNIPGVDPDWAALRDRIEQAARDAAG from the coding sequence ATGACTTCTCCGAAAGCCGACCTCCAGCGCTACCTGCAGCAAGGCCGCGAGGCCCTGCTGTGGAAGCTCGACGGACTGTCCGAGTACGACGTGCGCCGCCCGCTGGTGCCGACCGGCACCAACCTCCTGGGCGTGGTCAAGCATGTGGCCAGCGTCGAGGCTGGATACTTCGGCGACACGTTCGGCCGTCCGTTTCCCGAGCCGCTGCCGTGGTTCGCACCGGACGCAGAGGACAACGCCGACATGTGGGCGACCGCCGAGCAGTCCCGGGAGGACGTCGTCGGCCTCTATCGCCGGGTGTGGGCGCACTCCGACGCCACCATCGACGCGCTGGAGCTGGACTCGCCCGGCCGGGTGCCGTGGTGGAACCCCGAAACCAACACCGTCACGCTGCACCGGATCCTGGTGCACATGATCGCCGAGACGCACCGGCACGCAGGGCACGCCGACCTCGTACGCGAGCTGATCGACGGCGCCGTCGGGATGCGAGCGGACGCGACCAACATCCCCGGGGTCGATCCGGACTGGGCCGCCCTGCGCGACCGCATCGAGCAGGCCGCTCGCGACGCCGCCGGCTGA
- a CDS encoding DUF6458 family protein, translated as MGIGASIFLIVLGAIFTFALDFEVAGVDIDVIGWIFMIGGALGLLFTAFIWGPRNRARIVSEPAEYRRVEERTEI; from the coding sequence ATGGGTATCGGCGCAAGCATCTTCCTGATCGTGCTCGGCGCGATCTTCACGTTCGCGCTCGACTTCGAAGTCGCCGGCGTCGACATCGACGTCATCGGCTGGATCTTCATGATCGGCGGTGCGCTCGGCCTGCTGTTCACCGCGTTCATCTGGGGCCCGCGCAACCGTGCGCGGATCGTCAGCGAGCCGGCCGAGTACCGCCGGGTCGAGGAGCGCACCGAGATCTGA
- a CDS encoding FG-GAP-like repeat-containing protein, with translation MSTRILRAVAGASAMLLALLAVGAGPARAAGPMPFFQLPFPCGETWRMATYSGHGAYSIDMTYTGGGSSGRAIVAAAGGVVAETGYGSRSGNYAIIDHGGGWRTNYYHMIEAPSVGRGQGVAQGQQIGRVGSTGNSTGPHLHYEVWRDGGTTEAYFNGVPSGMNWEGAAARNITSANCGRPRRDHVSDFSGDGYADVLGVNSAGSLLYYPNNGLALSAAVQIGHGWGTFRHVVAADFSGDGAADVIGADADGLLWYYPNNGLALSARVQIGHGWGTFRHIMAADFSGDGYADVLGVNSAGNLLYYPNNGLALSAAVQIGHGWGTFRHVVAADFSGDGAADVIGVDADGLLWYYPNNGFALSARVQIGHGWASFSHVNAVDFSGDGHADILGVDAGGLLWYYANNGFALSARVQIGHGWGTFKHVM, from the coding sequence TTGTCGACCAGAATCCTGCGCGCCGTCGCGGGCGCGTCAGCCATGCTGCTGGCGCTGCTCGCGGTCGGCGCCGGCCCGGCCCGCGCGGCCGGGCCGATGCCGTTCTTCCAGCTCCCGTTCCCGTGCGGGGAGACCTGGCGGATGGCCACCTACAGCGGCCACGGCGCCTACAGCATCGACATGACCTACACGGGCGGCGGCAGCAGTGGCCGCGCGATCGTGGCCGCGGCGGGCGGTGTCGTCGCCGAGACCGGCTACGGCAGCCGCAGCGGCAACTACGCGATCATCGACCACGGCGGCGGCTGGCGCACCAACTACTACCACATGATCGAGGCGCCCTCGGTCGGCCGCGGTCAAGGGGTGGCCCAGGGCCAGCAGATCGGCCGGGTGGGCAGCACCGGCAACTCCACCGGCCCGCACCTGCACTATGAGGTCTGGCGCGACGGCGGCACGACCGAGGCCTATTTCAACGGCGTCCCGTCCGGCATGAACTGGGAAGGTGCGGCGGCCCGCAACATCACCAGCGCCAACTGCGGGCGCCCCCGGCGCGACCACGTCTCGGACTTCAGCGGCGACGGCTACGCGGACGTGCTCGGCGTGAACTCCGCCGGGAGCCTGCTGTACTACCCGAACAACGGGCTGGCGCTGAGCGCGGCGGTGCAGATCGGCCATGGCTGGGGCACGTTCAGGCACGTCGTGGCCGCTGATTTCAGCGGTGACGGGGCAGCTGACGTGATCGGTGCCGATGCCGACGGGCTGCTGTGGTACTACCCGAACAACGGCCTGGCGCTGTCGGCGCGGGTGCAGATAGGCCACGGCTGGGGCACGTTCAGGCACATCATGGCCGCGGACTTCAGCGGCGACGGTTACGCGGACGTGCTCGGCGTGAACTCCGCCGGGAACCTGCTCTATTACCCGAACAACGGGCTGGCGCTGAGCGCGGCGGTGCAGATCGGCCATGGCTGGGGCACGTTCAGGCACGTCGTGGCCGCTGATTTCAGCGGTGACGGGGCAGCTGACGTGATCGGGGTCGATGCGGACGGGCTGCTGTGGTACTACCCGAACAACGGGTTCGCGCTGTCGGCGCGGGTGCAGATCGGCCACGGCTGGGCGTCGTTCAGCCACGTCAACGCCGTCGACTTCAGTGGCGACGGGCACGCGGACATCCTCGGCGTCGATGCCGGCGGGCTGCTGTGGTACTACGCGAACAACGGGTTCGCGCTGTCGGCGCGGGTGCAGATCGGCCACGGCTGGGGCACGTTCAAGCACGTCATGTGA
- a CDS encoding DUF899 family protein, with the protein MTALPPVVDSATWRKELDELRAREKAATRELDAIAAQRRRLPMVRMPDYTLVGAEGPVRFADVFDGRSQLIVYNHMWDPDPDAQWQCGGCTSLTSSYTRLDFLDNYDARFVIVTQGPIEAALAYAERVGNKMTWYSTADSPFGADVDAPPGGGFAFNVFLRDGDTVYRTWHTSGRGVEQLTFTFSLIDVLPYGRREDWQDSPEGWPQGPAYSGWLDSPDIARLYGPAR; encoded by the coding sequence ATGACTGCTCTGCCACCCGTCGTCGACTCCGCCACCTGGCGTAAGGAGCTGGACGAGCTGCGCGCCCGCGAGAAGGCGGCCACCAGGGAGCTCGACGCGATCGCCGCCCAGCGGCGCAGGCTCCCCATGGTGCGAATGCCCGACTACACGCTGGTCGGGGCCGAGGGACCGGTCCGGTTCGCCGACGTCTTCGACGGCAGATCGCAGCTGATCGTCTACAACCACATGTGGGACCCCGACCCGGACGCGCAGTGGCAGTGCGGCGGCTGCACCAGCCTCACGTCGTCGTACACGCGGCTGGACTTCCTCGACAACTACGACGCGCGGTTCGTGATCGTCACCCAGGGACCGATCGAGGCGGCCCTCGCCTACGCCGAGCGCGTCGGCAACAAGATGACGTGGTACTCGACCGCCGACAGCCCGTTCGGGGCCGACGTCGACGCACCGCCCGGCGGCGGCTTCGCGTTCAACGTGTTCCTGCGCGACGGCGACACCGTGTACCGCACCTGGCACACCAGCGGTCGCGGGGTGGAACAGCTGACGTTCACGTTCTCCCTGATCGATGTGCTGCCGTACGGGCGGCGGGAGGACTGGCAGGACTCCCCGGAGGGCTGGCCGCAGGGGCCCGCCTACAGCGGCTGGCTCGACTCGCCCGACATCGCCCGGTTGTACGGTCCCGCCCGCTGA
- a CDS encoding Rrf2 family transcriptional regulator yields the protein MAANSRLTIAAHALAWMALAQRRGQALLTSDQVAASVNTNPVVIRRSLGDLRRAGLVDVRHGAGAGWSLARPPQDITMLDVYDAVEQDPLFGMHRTEPNLECPVGRGIRPALGQVYGEIEQALRRELQRTTIADVLRETLQVR from the coding sequence ATGGCGGCGAACAGCAGGCTGACGATCGCCGCGCACGCGCTGGCGTGGATGGCGCTGGCCCAGCGGCGCGGGCAGGCTCTGCTGACCTCGGACCAGGTCGCCGCCAGCGTGAACACCAACCCCGTGGTCATCCGGCGCAGCCTCGGTGACCTGCGCCGGGCGGGCCTGGTCGACGTGCGCCACGGCGCCGGGGCGGGCTGGAGCCTGGCGCGTCCGCCGCAGGACATCACCATGCTGGACGTCTACGACGCTGTCGAGCAGGATCCGCTGTTCGGCATGCACCGCACCGAACCCAATCTGGAGTGCCCGGTCGGCAGGGGCATCCGGCCCGCGCTGGGTCAGGTGTACGGGGAGATCGAACAGGCCCTGCGGCGCGAGCTGCAGCGCACCACGATCGCCGACGTGCTCCGGGAGACCTTGCAGGTGCGCTAG
- a CDS encoding GDSL-type esterase/lipase family protein, with protein sequence MNAFARLDRVMPPSPERVVFYGSSTIRLWTTLAYDFPEVQVSNRGFGGAMIRDVAANAVVAIGSPAPRTVIMYAGGNDLSSLRPVDQVESNLRLFVDTVLGMDEHIQIGLMTVIPHRRFWPVEQQIAEYNARMRQTAEEHPRVGLIDTAGPMLKLGAPPPADLFIHDEVHLSQAGYDILIRQCRRYLSLPS encoded by the coding sequence ATGAACGCGTTCGCCCGCCTCGACCGAGTGATGCCGCCGTCTCCCGAACGCGTGGTGTTCTACGGCAGTTCGACCATCCGCCTGTGGACGACGCTCGCCTACGACTTTCCTGAAGTCCAGGTCAGCAACCGCGGTTTCGGTGGTGCGATGATCCGCGACGTCGCCGCGAACGCCGTGGTGGCGATCGGCTCGCCCGCTCCCCGCACAGTGATCATGTATGCCGGCGGCAACGATCTGTCGAGCCTGCGACCCGTCGACCAGGTGGAGAGCAACCTCAGGTTGTTCGTGGACACCGTGCTCGGGATGGACGAGCACATCCAGATCGGTTTGATGACAGTCATCCCGCATCGCCGGTTCTGGCCTGTCGAGCAGCAAATCGCCGAGTACAACGCACGGATGCGCCAGACAGCCGAGGAGCACCCCAGGGTTGGTCTCATCGACACGGCGGGGCCAATGCTGAAACTGGGTGCACCGCCGCCCGCGGACCTGTTCATCCATGACGAGGTGCACCTAAGCCAGGCTGGTTACGACATCCTCATCAGGCAGTGCCGACGCTACCTATCGCTACCCAGCTGA
- a CDS encoding NIPSNAP family protein: MHGVRNSVVELRQYTLHPGRRDVLIDLFDREFVETQEADGMAVLGQFRDLDDPDRFVWLRGFDDMPSRAQALSRFYGGPVWKAHRDQANATMIDSDDVLLLRPVTAAAGFPAAATPRSPVGHPSPPPSIVLATLYYRDHPFDEAFVDFFDHRMRPLLAETGAAPLACLQTEHADNDFPALPVRTGENAFVWFTRFGSTAALDDHQDRLRRSDRWREQVLPDLSAMLSGAPQQLRLTPTARSLLR; the protein is encoded by the coding sequence ATGCACGGCGTACGGAACTCGGTCGTGGAACTGCGGCAGTACACGCTGCATCCCGGCCGGCGCGATGTTCTGATCGATCTCTTCGATCGAGAGTTCGTCGAGACGCAGGAAGCCGACGGTATGGCGGTGCTGGGGCAGTTTCGCGACCTGGATGATCCCGATCGGTTCGTCTGGCTGCGCGGGTTCGACGACATGCCGAGCCGCGCTCAGGCGCTGAGCCGCTTCTACGGTGGGCCGGTCTGGAAGGCGCACCGGGACCAGGCCAACGCCACGATGATCGACTCGGACGACGTGCTGCTGCTGCGGCCGGTGACGGCCGCCGCCGGATTCCCGGCCGCCGCCACGCCGCGTTCCCCGGTCGGCCACCCGTCACCGCCGCCGTCGATCGTCCTGGCGACGCTGTACTACCGCGACCATCCGTTCGACGAGGCGTTCGTGGACTTCTTCGACCACCGGATGCGCCCCTTGCTCGCCGAGACGGGAGCTGCGCCGCTGGCCTGCCTGCAGACCGAACACGCCGACAACGACTTCCCTGCCCTGCCCGTGCGCACAGGCGAGAACGCGTTCGTGTGGTTCACGCGCTTCGGCAGCACCGCCGCCCTCGACGACCACCAGGACCGGCTGCGAAGGTCGGACCGCTGGCGGGAACAGGTGCTACCCGACTTGTCGGCGATGCTCTCCGGTGCCCCGCAGCAGTTGCGGCTGACCCCGACCGCGAGGTCACTGCTGCGCTGA
- a CDS encoding CocE/NonD family hydrolase: MRLPHRVTLTVALLAAALPVPAAAASAAPSQAALAQIEERVYVESGVDSNGDGRLDRIAIDIARPSTGGPFPVVFEQSPYRNGLANAANHGVNVSALPQENLFSLVPGAPPTAGAGVAVARPVPDLPDWYDDYFVPKGYAVVLGHSLGTGASEGCPTSGDMQETRATTAVVDWLNGRARGFSASGAPVTASWSTGNVGMIGISYNGTLPNMAATTGVAGLKAIVPIAAISSWYDYYRADGLVVAPGGYQGEDADVLARAVLDRTDCTSRINQIEADQDRITGDWKQFWADRDYVGKADKVTAGVFVIHGQADWNVKGRHYAQWWDALRAADVPRKIWLHNGGHGTTSRTDYRATVERWFEYFLKGIDNGILTTPRAEVQFRDGTWRQYTDWPNPAAAEAVFKLDAASGTAPGGLTLGTPAGTSAQQFTDNGRTSTATTLVANPDSANGNRLVYRTGNLANAVTLTGSPRVSLRLAVTNRNDANVTALLVDYGGTGTSTTPVVVTRGWIDPQNRNSRATSEKVVQGTEYTLNFAMQPKDHVFAAGHRIGLVVISTDYDYTLRPPAGAVLRLNPAASTLTIAQTGLATGNDYAISVSPTAGATNPGGTLSATVTTAVTSGSGQNVALSAAGLPAGVTATFNPSTVAAGGTSALTLSTTASVTPGTYPITVTGTGTSATRTAVYTLTVNGAGGCRATNPADVAIPDAGAAVESTITISGCPGTASASSTAEVHIVHPYRGDLVVSLVAPDGTSYSLSNRSGGSADDIHQTYPVNLSGETANGTWRLRVQDAAAADVGRIDTWTLTVGP; this comes from the coding sequence ATGCGGTTACCCCACCGCGTCACGCTCACCGTCGCGCTGCTCGCAGCAGCCCTCCCGGTGCCGGCCGCCGCGGCGAGCGCCGCACCGTCTCAGGCCGCACTCGCCCAGATCGAGGAGCGGGTCTACGTCGAGTCCGGCGTGGACTCCAACGGCGACGGGCGGCTCGACCGGATCGCCATCGACATCGCCCGGCCGTCGACGGGCGGGCCGTTCCCCGTCGTGTTCGAGCAGAGCCCGTACCGCAACGGCCTGGCCAACGCCGCCAACCACGGCGTGAACGTCAGCGCCCTGCCGCAGGAGAACCTGTTCTCGCTCGTCCCGGGTGCGCCGCCCACGGCCGGAGCGGGCGTCGCCGTCGCCAGGCCGGTGCCGGACCTGCCCGACTGGTACGACGACTACTTCGTGCCCAAGGGGTACGCGGTCGTGCTCGGCCACAGCCTCGGCACCGGCGCCTCGGAAGGCTGCCCGACCAGCGGAGACATGCAGGAGACGCGGGCCACCACCGCGGTCGTGGACTGGCTCAACGGCCGCGCCCGCGGCTTCAGCGCATCGGGCGCCCCGGTGACGGCGTCGTGGAGCACCGGCAACGTCGGCATGATCGGCATCTCGTACAACGGCACGCTGCCGAACATGGCCGCCACCACCGGCGTCGCCGGCCTCAAGGCGATCGTCCCGATCGCGGCGATCTCCAGCTGGTACGACTACTACCGGGCCGACGGGCTCGTCGTCGCCCCCGGCGGATACCAGGGCGAGGACGCCGACGTGCTGGCCCGTGCCGTGCTCGACCGGACCGACTGCACGAGCCGGATCAACCAGATCGAGGCCGACCAGGACCGGATCACCGGCGACTGGAAGCAGTTCTGGGCCGACCGTGACTACGTCGGCAAGGCGGACAAGGTCACCGCGGGCGTGTTCGTCATCCACGGCCAGGCCGACTGGAACGTCAAGGGCCGGCACTACGCGCAGTGGTGGGACGCGCTGCGGGCCGCCGACGTGCCCCGCAAGATCTGGCTGCACAACGGCGGCCACGGCACGACCTCCCGCACGGACTACCGGGCGACGGTCGAGCGCTGGTTCGAGTACTTCCTGAAAGGGATCGACAACGGCATCCTCACCACACCCCGGGCCGAGGTCCAGTTCCGGGACGGCACCTGGCGCCAGTACACCGACTGGCCCAACCCCGCCGCCGCCGAGGCCGTGTTCAAGCTCGACGCGGCCTCCGGCACCGCACCCGGCGGCCTGACCCTCGGCACCCCCGCCGGCACGTCGGCACAGCAGTTCACCGACAACGGACGCACCAGCACGGCGACGACGCTGGTCGCGAACCCGGACAGCGCCAACGGCAACCGGCTGGTCTACCGGACCGGCAACCTGGCCAACGCGGTCACGCTGACCGGCTCGCCCCGGGTCTCGCTCCGGCTCGCCGTCACCAACCGCAACGACGCCAACGTCACCGCGCTGCTCGTCGACTACGGCGGCACGGGCACCAGCACCACCCCCGTCGTCGTCACCCGCGGCTGGATCGACCCGCAGAACCGCAACAGCCGCGCCACCAGCGAGAAGGTCGTCCAGGGCACGGAGTACACGCTGAACTTCGCCATGCAGCCCAAGGACCACGTGTTCGCCGCCGGGCACCGCATCGGCCTCGTGGTGATCTCCACCGACTACGACTACACGCTGCGGCCGCCGGCCGGTGCCGTGCTGCGGCTCAACCCGGCCGCCAGCACCCTGACGATCGCGCAGACCGGCCTGGCCACCGGCAACGACTATGCGATCTCGGTGTCCCCGACGGCGGGCGCGACCAACCCGGGCGGCACGCTGAGCGCGACGGTCACCACGGCCGTGACCAGCGGCTCCGGGCAGAACGTGGCGCTGTCGGCGGCCGGGCTGCCGGCGGGGGTGACCGCGACGTTCAACCCGTCGACCGTGGCGGCGGGCGGCACCTCCGCGCTGACCCTCAGCACCACCGCTTCGGTCACGCCGGGCACCTACCCGATCACCGTCACCGGCACGGGCACCAGCGCCACCCGCACCGCGGTCTACACGCTCACCGTCAACGGGGCCGGTGGCTGCCGGGCGACCAACCCGGCTGACGTGGCGATCCCGGACGCCGGAGCCGCGGTGGAGAGCACCATCACCATCAGCGGCTGCCCGGGCACGGCCTCGGCGTCGTCGACGGCGGAGGTGCACATCGTCCACCCGTACCGCGGTGATCTCGTGGTCAGCCTGGTCGCACCGGACGGGACGAGCTACTCGCTCAGCAACCGCTCCGGCGGCAGCGCCGACGACATCCACCAGACCTACCCGGTGAACCTGTCCGGCGAGACCGCCAACGGCACGTGGCGGCTGCGCGTACAGGACGCGGCGGCCGCCGACGTCGGCCGGATCGACACCTGGACCCTGACCGTCGGCCCGTAG
- a CDS encoding low affinity iron permease family protein translates to MPSDITPGLGPFDRFATHASNFFSKAWFFSLCVLLVLIWAPSYFLIGDLDTWQLIINTATTIVTFLMVALLQNTQTRADKAVQHKLNAIADGLADLMDHIAEADDRPRLHADVEELKAAVGLETREGA, encoded by the coding sequence ATGCCCTCCGACATCACCCCCGGCCTCGGACCGTTCGACCGGTTCGCCACGCACGCGTCGAACTTCTTCTCCAAGGCCTGGTTCTTCTCGCTGTGCGTGCTGCTGGTGCTGATCTGGGCGCCGTCCTACTTCCTCATCGGCGACCTGGACACCTGGCAGCTGATCATCAACACGGCGACGACGATCGTCACCTTTCTCATGGTCGCCCTGCTGCAGAACACCCAGACCCGGGCGGACAAGGCAGTGCAGCACAAGCTCAACGCGATCGCCGACGGCCTGGCCGACCTGATGGACCACATCGCCGAAGCCGACGACCGACCCCGGCTGCACGCCGACGTCGAGGAGCTGAAGGCCGCGGTGGGTCTGGAGACGCGCGAGGGAGCGTAG
- a CDS encoding RNA polymerase subunit sigma-70, which produces MMSTDARPEEPGGSGLGEVGERAFSGLAERHRRELHVHCYRMLGSFEDAEDAVQETFLRAWRRRETFQGRSTFRAWLYRIATNACLDLLAKSRPEPATGGEVRWLQPYPDRLLDELPAGGADEPESVAVARETIELAYVVAVQHLAPRPRAVLLLRDVLDWPAKDVAELLGDSVNSVNSALQRARAGLREHLPAERQDWTGGEPDAGTRELVRRYTDAAVATDVAAIAALLREDVRCSMPPTPGLYIGRDTVVKDWIESGFEGMQNLRAVLTSVNHQPAVAFYHWREEAGAYLPLTIDVLRITGGAIAEIVTFHSDRFPRLGLPERLPADGTE; this is translated from the coding sequence GTGATGAGTACGGACGCGCGGCCGGAGGAACCGGGTGGCAGCGGGCTGGGCGAGGTCGGCGAGCGGGCGTTCTCGGGGCTGGCGGAGCGGCACCGGCGGGAGCTGCACGTGCACTGCTACCGGATGCTCGGCTCGTTCGAGGACGCCGAGGACGCCGTGCAGGAGACGTTCCTGCGTGCCTGGCGGCGCCGGGAGACCTTCCAGGGGCGCTCGACGTTCCGGGCCTGGCTGTACCGGATCGCCACCAACGCCTGCCTGGACCTGCTCGCCAAGAGCCGTCCGGAGCCCGCGACCGGCGGCGAGGTCCGGTGGCTGCAGCCCTACCCGGACCGGCTGCTCGACGAGCTGCCCGCGGGTGGCGCGGACGAACCGGAGTCGGTCGCCGTCGCGCGGGAGACGATCGAGCTGGCGTACGTGGTCGCGGTCCAGCACCTCGCGCCGCGCCCGCGGGCCGTGCTGCTCCTGCGGGACGTGCTCGACTGGCCGGCCAAAGATGTCGCGGAGCTGCTCGGGGACTCCGTCAACTCGGTGAACAGCGCGCTGCAGCGGGCCCGCGCCGGCCTGCGCGAGCACCTTCCCGCCGAGCGGCAGGACTGGACCGGTGGCGAACCGGACGCGGGGACGCGCGAGCTGGTGCGCCGCTATACCGACGCCGCCGTGGCCACGGACGTCGCCGCGATCGCCGCGCTGCTGCGCGAAGACGTCCGCTGCTCGATGCCGCCCACGCCTGGCCTGTACATCGGCCGCGACACGGTGGTCAAGGACTGGATCGAGAGCGGCTTCGAGGGCATGCAGAACCTGCGAGCCGTGCTCACCTCGGTGAACCACCAGCCCGCCGTCGCCTTCTACCACTGGCGCGAGGAGGCGGGTGCGTACCTGCCGCTGACGATCGACGTCCTGCGCATCACCGGCGGGGCGATCGCTGAGATCGTCACCTTCCACAGCGACCGGTTCCCGCGGCTCGGGCTGCCGGAGCGCCTGCCTGCCGACGGCACGGAGTAG
- a CDS encoding DUF6069 family protein has product MDSIDDIEAGAGPAAGGTTRAHRLRGLAAVGLLATLAAMVATTLAAALAQAAGVDFEIPDGGESIPLPGFAVVTGFFSIVGVVIAVALLRWSAHPARRFVWTTASLTATSLVPPLLCGADGATTAALVVLHLVPAAVMIPTLARSLRARTV; this is encoded by the coding sequence ATGGACAGCATCGATGACATCGAGGCCGGCGCCGGTCCGGCGGCGGGCGGGACCACCCGCGCCCACCGGCTGCGCGGGCTCGCCGCCGTCGGCCTGCTCGCCACGCTCGCGGCGATGGTCGCGACCACGCTCGCCGCCGCACTCGCCCAGGCGGCCGGCGTCGACTTCGAGATCCCCGACGGTGGCGAGTCCATCCCGTTGCCCGGGTTCGCCGTGGTGACCGGCTTCTTCTCGATCGTGGGAGTCGTCATCGCCGTGGCGCTTCTTCGCTGGAGCGCTCACCCCGCCAGGCGATTCGTCTGGACGACGGCGTCGCTGACGGCGACCTCGCTGGTTCCACCCCTGCTCTGCGGCGCGGACGGCGCCACCACCGCCGCCCTCGTCGTGCTCCACCTCGTCCCGGCGGCGGTGATGATCCCCACCCTGGCGCGGAGCCTGCGCGCCCGGACCGTTTGA
- a CDS encoding TraR/DksA C4-type zinc finger protein, giving the protein MTTVDDGLDLEQVADLLRHRYQQTLEQIATQTAETRDLRQAAHQDTGDMADAGSLISDTAQHDIVTAALSEQAGRLASALQRLQDGSFGTCGRCAQQIPLARLEIMPWATHCVTCQQHAEKLR; this is encoded by the coding sequence ATGACGACAGTCGACGACGGCCTGGACCTGGAGCAGGTGGCCGACCTGCTACGGCACCGCTACCAGCAGACCCTCGAACAGATCGCGACGCAGACGGCCGAGACCCGTGATCTGCGCCAGGCCGCGCACCAGGACACCGGCGACATGGCCGACGCCGGTTCGCTGATCAGCGACACGGCCCAGCACGACATCGTGACAGCCGCCCTGAGCGAACAGGCCGGGCGCCTGGCCTCCGCGCTGCAGCGGCTGCAGGACGGCTCGTTCGGGACCTGTGGCAGGTGCGCACAGCAGATCCCGCTCGCCCGGCTTGAGATCATGCCGTGGGCCACCCACTGCGTCACCTGCCAGCAGCACGCCGAAAAGCTCCGGTGA
- a CDS encoding M15 family metallopeptidase translates to MCAPAGSSPNARTAIRTAARSRRRGGGRVAGLLAVAVLLGSALSGCSNAMADPEADIQARTLAPSPIAPTESRSPEPVRIGDATAAPAWLGTRVLPVGPQGRAAAQQTPPELRHRSIITVDDLPPPADGRFHATVQAVPADVLARSSWTKDCPIAAADLRYLTVVFRGFDGRAHTGELLANARVADDLVTVFERLFAADFPIERMRISSAAELNAPSTGDGNTTEVFACRSVRGRKAWSQHAYGLAVDLNPFQNPYQKGEVVLPELATSYLDRADARPGMAQPREQAVQAFAAIGWGWGGDYRSLKDYMHFSASGG, encoded by the coding sequence ATGTGCGCCCCCGCAGGCTCCTCGCCGAACGCCCGTACCGCGATCCGTACGGCCGCCCGTTCCCGGCGTCGCGGCGGCGGACGGGTGGCGGGCTTGCTGGCCGTCGCCGTGCTTCTGGGGTCCGCCCTGTCCGGCTGCTCGAACGCCATGGCCGACCCGGAAGCGGACATACAGGCACGAACGTTGGCTCCTTCGCCCATAGCGCCCACCGAGTCGCGAAGCCCCGAGCCCGTCCGCATCGGCGACGCCACCGCCGCACCGGCCTGGCTGGGCACGCGAGTGCTGCCGGTGGGGCCGCAGGGGAGGGCGGCAGCCCAGCAGACCCCGCCCGAGCTGCGTCACCGGTCGATCATCACCGTCGACGACCTGCCGCCACCGGCGGACGGCCGCTTCCACGCCACCGTCCAGGCGGTGCCCGCCGACGTGCTCGCCCGATCCAGCTGGACGAAGGACTGCCCGATCGCCGCGGCCGACCTGCGCTACCTCACGGTCGTCTTCCGCGGGTTCGACGGGCGTGCCCACACCGGCGAGCTGCTGGCCAACGCCCGGGTGGCCGACGACCTGGTCACCGTGTTCGAGCGGCTCTTCGCCGCGGACTTCCCGATCGAGCGGATGCGGATCTCCAGCGCGGCTGAATTGAACGCGCCGTCGACCGGCGACGGCAACACCACCGAGGTGTTCGCCTGCCGTTCGGTGCGCGGCCGCAAGGCGTGGTCCCAGCACGCCTACGGCCTCGCCGTGGATCTCAACCCGTTTCAGAACCCGTACCAGAAGGGTGAGGTCGTCCTGCCGGAGCTGGCCACCTCCTACCTCGACCGGGCCGACGCGCGGCCTGGGATGGCGCAGCCCCGCGAGCAGGCCGTCCAGGCCTTCGCGGCGATCGGATGGGGATGGGGCGGCGACTACCGGTCGCTGAAGGACTACATGCACTTCTCCGCCAGCGGCGGCTGA